The Armatimonadota bacterium genome segment AGAGATCGCTGGCCCTGGACCCCATGAACCGCCCGGACGCCTACCGTCTGCTGGCATCTGTCTACCTCGCTCAGGGCCGGCCGGAGGAGGCCGAGAGGATCTACCGCCGGGTGGACGAACAGTTTTCCGACAAAGGCCTGGCTCAAGGAAGTCTGTACATGCTGCTGTGGCCGCAGGTATCTTCATTATTGGTTGAAGCGGCAGAATACTATCGGACTAAGGGGGATCAAACCGAGGCGGAACGGTTGTTGGCTTCCGTCGTCGCCGAGGATTCCGCCGCCGTCACGGCTGCACTACGCCTGGCGGAACTGTATGTGGCCCGCGGCCGGCCTGCGGCGGCGCGCGCGGTACTCGAAGTGGTCGCCCGGCATCGTCCGGCCGACACGCGGATCCGTCAGGCGCTGGATGCTCTGGGGAGGGCGCCCTGATGGCTCGGACCTCCGCCGTCGATTTGGTTGGCAGGAGCAAGGAGCATCGTGTGACTGAGAGTGCGTTGAAAACCGCGCTTGTCAGGAACTCCACGGCGCAGGGGATGGCCCGGGGTCTCGAGTTCGCCACCATGTTCGTGCTCACCGCTTTGGTGGCGCGATCCTGGGGGACACGGGAGCTGGGTGCGCTGTCGGTCGTCACCACGCTTGTCGCACTGGCGACGTTCGCCGCAGACGGCGGGATCAACCTTCTGTTAATGCGAGAGATTGCCCGATCGCGCGACCGCGCCGCAGCGTACCTGGGTGCTGCGATCGTCTGGACCCTGGGTTGTCTGCCTGTTGCCTCTTTGGGACTGACGGCGGCCGCGCGGGCGCTGAGATCCGCGCCACTGGTGCAAGAGAGCATACTGGTCGGCGCGCTGTGGATGGCGCTAGGAGCGCTGATCCAGCTGTTCCGTGCCACGGTACTCGCCTTCGAGCGGTCCGAGCTAGACACCTTGGTGGTCGTCGTCGAGCGATCGGTGGCCCTCACCCTCGGGCTTGTCGTGGTCAATCGCCAGCCTGACCTCAGAGCGCTGTTATGGGTGCTCGTGCTATCGCGAGTCGCGGCGCTTACCGCTTTCGCCGCCATCTGGTTCCGCACGCTTCACGGGGGGCGTCTCCATCTCGACCTCAGCCTAGCCTGGAAGTTGGGACGGGCGGCGATACCGTTCGGCCTGAATGTCCTGGCGACGACTGTGTATGTGCAAAGTGACATCGTGCTCCTCTCAATGTTCCGCTCGCTAGACGAGGTGGGCTACTACCGGGCAGCAACTGCCCTGGCTCTGCCGTTCTCTACGTTGGGATTGGTGGTCAGCACGGCCCAGGTGCCTGTCATGGCGCGTGTGCTCGATCAAGGCCGGCGCCCTGAGGCGCTCCGACTGCAGGAGACGGCCATCCGGTACGGAGTCCAGATGGCACTGCCCGTCACGGCGGTGCTACTCGTGGAGGGGCGCCGAGTTGTAACCGCCGCGTATGGCCCGGGGTATACGGCCGCGGTGCTGCCGTTGCAATTGCTCGCATGCTCAATTCCGGTGCGGCTGCTAAACGGGAGCCTGGCAGCGACCCTGACCGCCGCGGGACGCCAGTACGTGCGGACACGCGTTGTCTGGGCAGCCGCAGGTGCGAACCTCGTGCTGAATCTCGCGGCGATTCCCCGCCTCGGGGCGGTGGGTGCCGGTCTGAGCACGGTCCTCAGCGACGTGTTGATCATGGCACTCCTGCTCGCACACGTCCGGCGCGTTGTGTGGCCGGTCGTTTCCGCACGGGCGACCGTCCCGGCCGTGACTTCTGCAGCCGCGCTCGTAATCGTCCTGACGCTGCTCCGGGGTCTGCCGCTCGGCATTGCCTTCGCTGGTGGTGGATCGGCCTACTTGGCCGCCTTATCCCTTACGGCTGGGCGGTCCCTCGGAGGAGTCGGCGCGGATGGAGGTGCAGGTGGTCCGGCATTTCCCCATGCGTCCGGCTCGCTACCCTGGGCGATCGTTGTCAGGAACTGGTGCCGGGCGGCGGCGAGGCGCCTCCTGGCGGTCATCCGGCGCGTCGCGGGGCGAGGAGGAGGGGATGCTGACAAATACCGTCATGAGCTGGCGTTCCAAGCCCAATGGGCACCGCTCTTCGCCCACCACCTTGACGACGTGCGAGGATACTGGCGGCGGTACCGGTACCTGGATGAGATTCAGATGCGCGTGCCCCTGAAAGCGTGCCGAATCCTGGACGTCGGCTGTGGAATCAGCACGGTTCTCCACTTCATCGAGGGCCATCGGTACGGCGTGGATCCCCTAGTGCACCTCTATCGGACGATGTACACGTATCCGCCCGAGATCATCCTCTGCGCGGGTCAGGGTGAGGCACTTCCCTTCCAAGATGCCAGTTTCGACGTCGTCTTCTGCTCCAACGTACTCGATCACGTGACGAGTCCCAAGCGCACGGTCGCTGAAATGGCGAGGGTGCTCCGGCCCGGCGGATACCTCGTCCTGACCGTAGAGGTCTTCGAGCGTCCCCGTCGGCGCGATACGGCGCATCCGTACAGCTTCACCGCGTCGGAGGTGCGCCGGCTGTTGCACGGTCGCTTCGAGATCGACCTCGATCGCACGTCACCCTGGATCGGATTGCAGAACTATGTCCTGGGGCGGGAGAACCCAGCCGGCACCAGCGAGCTGATCATC includes the following:
- a CDS encoding tetratricopeptide repeat protein, which codes for RSLALDPMNRPDAYRLLASVYLAQGRPEEAERIYRRVDEQFSDKGLAQGSLYMLLWPQVSSLLVEAAEYYRTKGDQTEAERLLASVVAEDSAAVTAALRLAELYVARGRPAAARAVLEVVARHRPADTRIRQALDALGRAP
- a CDS encoding methyltransferase domain-containing protein; translated protein: MTESALKTALVRNSTAQGMARGLEFATMFVLTALVARSWGTRELGALSVVTTLVALATFAADGGINLLLMREIARSRDRAAAYLGAAIVWTLGCLPVASLGLTAAARALRSAPLVQESILVGALWMALGALIQLFRATVLAFERSELDTLVVVVERSVALTLGLVVVNRQPDLRALLWVLVLSRVAALTAFAAIWFRTLHGGRLHLDLSLAWKLGRAAIPFGLNVLATTVYVQSDIVLLSMFRSLDEVGYYRAATALALPFSTLGLVVSTAQVPVMARVLDQGRRPEALRLQETAIRYGVQMALPVTAVLLVEGRRVVTAAYGPGYTAAVLPLQLLACSIPVRLLNGSLAATLTAAGRQYVRTRVVWAAAGANLVLNLAAIPRLGAVGAGLSTVLSDVLIMALLLAHVRRVVWPVVSARATVPAVTSAAALVIVLTLLRGLPLGIAFAGGGSAYLAALSLTAGRSLGGVGADGGAGGPAFPHASGSLPWAIVVRNWCRAAARRLLAVIRRVAGRGGGDADKYRHELAFQAQWAPLFAHHLDDVRGYWRRYRYLDEIQMRVPLKACRILDVGCGISTVLHFIEGHRYGVDPLVHLYRTMYTYPPEIILCAGQGEALPFQDASFDVVFCSNVLDHVTSPKRTVAEMARVLRPGGYLVLTVEVFERPRRRDTAHPYSFTASEVRRLLHGRFEIDLDRTSPWIGLQNYVLGRENPAGTSELIILARRSQAADAGS